In Lotus japonicus ecotype B-129 chromosome 5, LjGifu_v1.2, one genomic interval encodes:
- the LOC130720516 gene encoding autophagy-related protein 18a-like — translation MSHTPQTLIPVDSDESSPDSPPPPPATQTPNPPSSTSTTPSTLLHLSFNQDSGCFAAATDQGFRIYNCDPFREIFRREFGPGGGIGLVHMLFRCNILAFVGGGGGGSDPRYPPNKVMIWDDHQSRCIGELSFRSEVKGVRLRRDRIVVVLGHKIFVYNFADLKVMHQIETITNPKGLCEVSHVSGTMVLVCPGLQKGQVRVEHYASKRTKFIMAHDSRIAAFALTQDGRLLATASSKGTLLRIFNTLDGTLLQEVRRGADRAEIYSLAFSSTAQWLAVSSDKGTVHVFNLKVDSGLLGHDRSHSTSESSPSSPTAGSSLSFIKGVLPKYFSSEWSVAKFHLQEGLQYVVAFGHQKNTIVILGMDGSFYRCQFDSATGGEMTQLEYYNFLKPEETF, via the exons ATGTCTCACACCCCACAAACCCTAATCCCCGTTGATTCCGACGAATCATCACCCGAttcacctcctcctcctccggcGACCCAGACACCCAACCCGCCGTCCTCCACTTCCACCACCCCCTCCACCCTCCTCCACCTCTCCTTCAACCAAGACTCCGGCTGCTTCGCCGCCGCTACCGACCAAGGCTTCCGCATCTACAACTGCGACCCCTTCCGCGAGATTTTCCGCCGCGAGTTCGGCCCCGGCGGCGGCATCGGCCTCGTCCACATGCTCTTCCGCTGCAACATACTCGCCTTCgtcggcggcggcggtggcggtTCCGACCCACGTTACCCGCCGAATAAGGTCATGATCTGGGACGACCACCAGTCTCGCTGCATCGGGGAGCTCTCGTTTCGATCGGAGGTTAAAGGGGTTCGTCTCCGGCGAGACCGAATCGTGGTGGTTCTCGGTCACAAGATATTCGTGTACAATTTTGCGGATCTTAAGGTTATGCATCAGATTGAGACCATTACGAACCCGAAGGGGCTCTGTGAGGTTTCTCATGTTTCGGGGACGATGGTGTTGGTGTGTCCAGGGTTGCAGAAGGGTCAGGTTAGGGTGGAGCATTATGCTTCCAAGAGAACTAAGTTCATCATGGCTCATGATTCCAGAATCGCCGCGTTCGCTCTCACTCAGGATGGCCGGTTGCTCGCCACCGCGAGCTCTAAGGGGACCCTCCTTAGGATTTTCAATACCTTGGATGGTACTTTGCTCCAAGAG GTAAGGAGAGGTGCTGACCGAGCAGAGATATACAGCCTTGCCTTTTCTTCTACTGCACAGTGGCTTGCTGTCTCGAGTGACAAGGGAACCGTTCATGTGTTTAACCTGAAAGTTGATTCCGGACTATTGGGGCATGATAGATCACATAGTACATCTGAGTCTAGTCCTTCTAGCCCAACGGCGGGTTCATCTCTTTCATTTATTAAAG GTGTGTTGCCGAAGTATTTCAGCTCAGAGTGGTCTGTGGCTAAATTTCACTTGCAAGAAGGTTTGCAATATGTTGTTGCTTTTGGCCATCAAAAGAACACAATTGTAATACTTGGCATGGATGGCAG CTTCTATCGATGTCAGTTTGATTCTGCAACCGGTGGAGAGATGACCCAACTCGAATATTACAATTTCCTAAAGCCAGAGGAGACATTCTAG
- the LOC130720593 gene encoding ATP-dependent DNA helicase Q-like SIM isoform X2 codes for MDANNNNNTSSDQVIAEMVEMGFQHSTILEAIEAVGPSIRSAVEHIFKTTTISNPNPNPEPPTHTFKSRNGNALNKQSLPSSSSHPKPIDHYFKPIGKVKSKKSENEVVVNDDVMRAEELDVTSDWEQKFEKSEVVIADDVMRTDPDVASDWEHTVSKLLQKHFGFSALKSFQKEALAAWVANEDCLVLAATGSGKSLCFQIPALLTGKVVVVISPLISLMQDQCWKLTKHGLSACFLGSGQRDDTVERKAMKGVYSIIYVCPETLLRLLPQLQKLANGRGIALFAIDEVHCVSKWGHDFRPAYRELSVLRESFCTSRIKSLKFDIPLMALTATATKRVREDILESLCMSKGTKVVLTSFFRPNLRFMVKHSKTSQVSYEKDFHELIKEYGREQNIGGNKEAFISDGSDDSGSDARRSSDTDSVSSHELDDNQDKYDDSNINVMLSGNIDNLQEPLQPGPAIIYVPTRKETLRIAQYLCKFGVKAAAYNAGLNTSHLSRVHKEFHDNTLEVVVATIAFAMGIDKSNVRRIIHYGWPQSLEAYYQEAGRAGRDGKLACCILYANLARKPSLLPSRRSDDQIKQAYILLSDIFRYGMNTSHCRAKTLVEYFGEDFSQQKCCLCDVCINGPPQRQNLKEEACVLLQTICVHNASSYSLDPSYNDDIHFGSKSRRLEKRPSLMKLVRNIRKQFQKFVTTDILWWRGLARILEVKGYIKEGDEKTHVQIKYPEVTELGMEFLKCEQAFYEYLEADMLFAKKTNKPYSSFSEWGKGWADPEIRRQRLEAMRLDRNPMQRVRKQPKRKTSKKKNRKLIPVEVM; via the exons ATGGacgccaacaacaacaacaacacatctTCCGATCAAGTCATTGCAGAAATGGTTGAAATGGGTTTCCAGCATTCCACCATTCTCGAAGCCATTGAAGCAGTAGGTCCATCGATTCGCAGCGCGGTGGAGCATATTTTCAAGACTACCACCATTTctaaccctaaccctaaccctGAACCACCAACTCACACCTTCAAATCACGCAATGGGAATGCCCTGAATAAACAATCTTTGCCGTCGTCGTCGTCGCATCCGAAGCCAATTGATCATTATTTCAAACCCATTGGTAAAGTCAAGAGCAAGAAAAGTGAAAATGAGGTTGTTGTTAATGATGATGTAATGAGAGCTGAAGAGTTGGATGTAACATCTGATTGGGAGCAAAAATTCGAGAAAAGCGAGGTTGTTATTGCTGATGATGTAATGAGAACTGATCCTGATGTAGCATCTGATTGGGAGCACACAGTTAGCAAGTTGTTGCAAAAACATTTTGGGTTTTCAGCATTGAAAAGTTTTCAGAAGGAAGCACTAGCTGCTTGGGTTGCAAATGAAGATTGTCTTGTTCTTGCTGCAACAGGATCTG GTAAGTCTCTGTGCTTTCAGATTCCTGCATTGTTAACTGGGAAAGTGGTGGTTGTGATCTCACCCTTGATAAGCTTGATGCAGGACCAGTGCTGGAAGCTAACAAAGCATGGGCTCAGTGCTTGCTTTCTCGGTTCTGGGCAACGTGATGATACTGTTGAAAGGAAAGCAATGAAGGGTGTGTACAGTATAATATATGTTTGCCCGGAGACACTTCTGAG ATTGTTGCCACAGCTGCAGAAGCTTGCAAATGGCCGTGGAATTGCTTTATTCGCAATTGATGAGGTGCATTGTGTTTCTAAATGGGGTCATGATTTCCGTCCAGCTTACAG AGAATTGTCTGTGTTAAGGGAAAGTTTCTGTACTAGCAGGATAAAATCCCTGAAATTTGATATACCTCTGATGGCCTTGACAGCTACTGCTACAAAGAGAGTTAGAGAAGACATTTTAGAATCACTATGCATGTCAAAAGGAACAAAAGTTGTTCTCACATCATTTTTTCGACCTAATTTACGCTTCATG GTAAAGCATAGTAAAACATCACAAGTTTCTTATGAGAAAGATTTTCATGAATTGATTAAGGAATATGGTAGAGAGCAAAACATTGGTGGAAATAAAGAAGCTTTCATCTCAGATGGTTCAGATGATAGTGGTTCAGATGCCAGAAGAAGCTCTGATACAGACAGTGTTTCTTCTCATGAATTGGATGACAACCAAGATAAGTATGATGACAGCAATATTAATGTAATGCTTTCAGGAAACATAGACAATCTTCAAGAGCCTTTGCAACCAGGACCAGCAATCATATATGTGCCCACCAGAAAAGAAACACTGAGAATCGCACAGTACCTATGCAAGTTTGGCGTGAAGGCTGCTGCTTACAATGCAGGG CTTAACACGTCGCATCTAAGCAGGGTTCATAAAGAGTTTCATGACAATACTTTAGAG GTTGTAGTTGCAACAATAGCATTTGCAATGGGGATTGACAAATCGAATGTCAGAAGAATCATCCACTATGGTTGGCCGCAG AGTTTGGAAGCCTACTACCAAGAAGCTGGACGGGCTGGTCGAGATGGGAAATTAGCATGTTGCA TTCTATATGCAAACCTAGCAAGAAAGCCATCACTTTTGCCAAGTCGTAGAAGTGATGATCAGATAAAACAAGCATATATTTTGCTGTCTGATATTTTCAG ATATGGAATGAATACTTCACATTGTCGCGCAAAGACACTTGTTGAGTACTTTGGAGAAGATTTCAGTCAACAAAAATGTTGCTT ATGTGATGTGTGCATTAATGGACCACCTCAAAGGCAGAATCTAAAAGAGGAGGCCTGTGTTTTACTGCAAACAATATGTGTCCATAAT GCTTCTAGCTACTCCTTGGATCCTTCATATAATGATGATATCCACTTTGGCTCCAAAAGTAGAAGGCTAGAAAAGAGACCCAGTCTTATGAAGTTAGTTAGAAATATAAGGAAGCAG TTTCAAAAGTTTGTAACCACTGATATATTATGGTGGAGAGGTCTTGCTCGAATTTTGGAAGTTAAAGGATACATCAAGGAAGGAGATGAGAAG ACCCATGTTCAGATAAAATACCCCGAGGTAACAGAACTGGGAATGGAATTTCTGAAGTGTGAGCAAGCTTTTTATGAGTACCTTGAGGCTGATATGTTGTTTGCCAAGAAAACTAACAAACCATATTCCTCATTCTCAGAATGGGGAAAAGGTTGGGCTGATCCTGAGATCCGTCGCCAACGCTTGGAAGCAATGCGACTTGATAGAAATCCAATGCAGCGAGTTAGAAAGCAACCAAAGAGGAAG ACAAGTAAGAAAAAGAATAGAAAATTAATTCCTGTTGAAGTAATGTAG
- the LOC130720593 gene encoding ATP-dependent DNA helicase Q-like SIM isoform X4, translating to MDANNNNNTSSDQVIAEMVEMGFQHSTILEAIEAVGPSIRSAVEHIFKTTTISNPNPNPEPPTHTFKSRNGNALNKQSLPSSSSHPKPIDHYFKPIGKVKSKKSENEVVVNDDVMRAEELDVTSDWEQKFEKSEVVIADDVMRTDPDVASDWEHTVSKLLQKHFGFSALKSFQKEALAAWVANEDCLVLAATGSGKSLCFQIPALLTGKVVVVISPLISLMQDQCWKLTKHGLSACFLGSGQRDDTVERKAMKGVYSIIYVCPETLLRLLPQLQKLANGRGIALFAIDEVHCVSKWGHDFRPAYRELSVLRESFCTSRIKSLKFDIPLMALTATATKRVREDILESLCMSKGTKVVLTSFFRPNLRFMEYGREQNIGGNKEAFISDGSDDSGSDARRSSDTDSVSSHELDDNQDKYDDSNINVMLSGNIDNLQEPLQPGPAIIYVPTRKETLRIAQYLCKFGVKAAAYNAGLNTSHLSRVHKEFHDNTLEVVVATIAFAMGIDKSNVRRIIHYGWPQSLEAYYQEAGRAGRDGKLACCILYANLARKPSLLPSRRSDDQIKQAYILLSDIFRYGMNTSHCRAKTLVEYFGEDFSQQKCCLCDVCINGPPQRQNLKEEACVLLQTICVHNASSYSLDPSYNDDIHFGSKSRRLEKRPSLMKLVRNIRKQFQKFVTTDILWWRGLARILEVKGYIKEGDEKTHVQIKYPEVTELGMEFLKCEQAFYEYLEADMLFAKKTNKPYSSFSEWGKGWADPEIRRQRLEAMRLDRNPMQRVRKQPKRKVNTPDIKTLLTSKLSKHK from the exons ATGGacgccaacaacaacaacaacacatctTCCGATCAAGTCATTGCAGAAATGGTTGAAATGGGTTTCCAGCATTCCACCATTCTCGAAGCCATTGAAGCAGTAGGTCCATCGATTCGCAGCGCGGTGGAGCATATTTTCAAGACTACCACCATTTctaaccctaaccctaaccctGAACCACCAACTCACACCTTCAAATCACGCAATGGGAATGCCCTGAATAAACAATCTTTGCCGTCGTCGTCGTCGCATCCGAAGCCAATTGATCATTATTTCAAACCCATTGGTAAAGTCAAGAGCAAGAAAAGTGAAAATGAGGTTGTTGTTAATGATGATGTAATGAGAGCTGAAGAGTTGGATGTAACATCTGATTGGGAGCAAAAATTCGAGAAAAGCGAGGTTGTTATTGCTGATGATGTAATGAGAACTGATCCTGATGTAGCATCTGATTGGGAGCACACAGTTAGCAAGTTGTTGCAAAAACATTTTGGGTTTTCAGCATTGAAAAGTTTTCAGAAGGAAGCACTAGCTGCTTGGGTTGCAAATGAAGATTGTCTTGTTCTTGCTGCAACAGGATCTG GTAAGTCTCTGTGCTTTCAGATTCCTGCATTGTTAACTGGGAAAGTGGTGGTTGTGATCTCACCCTTGATAAGCTTGATGCAGGACCAGTGCTGGAAGCTAACAAAGCATGGGCTCAGTGCTTGCTTTCTCGGTTCTGGGCAACGTGATGATACTGTTGAAAGGAAAGCAATGAAGGGTGTGTACAGTATAATATATGTTTGCCCGGAGACACTTCTGAG ATTGTTGCCACAGCTGCAGAAGCTTGCAAATGGCCGTGGAATTGCTTTATTCGCAATTGATGAGGTGCATTGTGTTTCTAAATGGGGTCATGATTTCCGTCCAGCTTACAG AGAATTGTCTGTGTTAAGGGAAAGTTTCTGTACTAGCAGGATAAAATCCCTGAAATTTGATATACCTCTGATGGCCTTGACAGCTACTGCTACAAAGAGAGTTAGAGAAGACATTTTAGAATCACTATGCATGTCAAAAGGAACAAAAGTTGTTCTCACATCATTTTTTCGACCTAATTTACGCTTCATG GAATATGGTAGAGAGCAAAACATTGGTGGAAATAAAGAAGCTTTCATCTCAGATGGTTCAGATGATAGTGGTTCAGATGCCAGAAGAAGCTCTGATACAGACAGTGTTTCTTCTCATGAATTGGATGACAACCAAGATAAGTATGATGACAGCAATATTAATGTAATGCTTTCAGGAAACATAGACAATCTTCAAGAGCCTTTGCAACCAGGACCAGCAATCATATATGTGCCCACCAGAAAAGAAACACTGAGAATCGCACAGTACCTATGCAAGTTTGGCGTGAAGGCTGCTGCTTACAATGCAGGG CTTAACACGTCGCATCTAAGCAGGGTTCATAAAGAGTTTCATGACAATACTTTAGAG GTTGTAGTTGCAACAATAGCATTTGCAATGGGGATTGACAAATCGAATGTCAGAAGAATCATCCACTATGGTTGGCCGCAG AGTTTGGAAGCCTACTACCAAGAAGCTGGACGGGCTGGTCGAGATGGGAAATTAGCATGTTGCA TTCTATATGCAAACCTAGCAAGAAAGCCATCACTTTTGCCAAGTCGTAGAAGTGATGATCAGATAAAACAAGCATATATTTTGCTGTCTGATATTTTCAG ATATGGAATGAATACTTCACATTGTCGCGCAAAGACACTTGTTGAGTACTTTGGAGAAGATTTCAGTCAACAAAAATGTTGCTT ATGTGATGTGTGCATTAATGGACCACCTCAAAGGCAGAATCTAAAAGAGGAGGCCTGTGTTTTACTGCAAACAATATGTGTCCATAAT GCTTCTAGCTACTCCTTGGATCCTTCATATAATGATGATATCCACTTTGGCTCCAAAAGTAGAAGGCTAGAAAAGAGACCCAGTCTTATGAAGTTAGTTAGAAATATAAGGAAGCAG TTTCAAAAGTTTGTAACCACTGATATATTATGGTGGAGAGGTCTTGCTCGAATTTTGGAAGTTAAAGGATACATCAAGGAAGGAGATGAGAAG ACCCATGTTCAGATAAAATACCCCGAGGTAACAGAACTGGGAATGGAATTTCTGAAGTGTGAGCAAGCTTTTTATGAGTACCTTGAGGCTGATATGTTGTTTGCCAAGAAAACTAACAAACCATATTCCTCATTCTCAGAATGGGGAAAAGGTTGGGCTGATCCTGAGATCCGTCGCCAACGCTTGGAAGCAATGCGACTTGATAGAAATCCAATGCAGCGAGTTAGAAAGCAACCAAAGAGGAAGGTTAATACACCTGATATAAAGACTTTACTAACATCAAAACTTTCAAAACATAAGTGA
- the LOC130720593 gene encoding ATP-dependent DNA helicase Q-like SIM isoform X3 has translation MDANNNNNTSSDQVIAEMVEMGFQHSTILEAIEAVGPSIRSAVEHIFKTTTISNPNPNPEPPTHTFKSRNGNALNKQSLPSSSSHPKPIDHYFKPIGKVKSKKSENEVVVNDDVMRAEELDVTSDWEQKFEKSEVVIADDVMRTDPDVASDWEHTVSKLLQKHFGFSALKSFQKEALAAWVANEDCLVLAATGSGKSLCFQIPALLTGKVVVVISPLISLMQDQCWKLTKHGLSACFLGSGQRDDTVERKAMKGVYSIIYVCPETLLRLLPQLQKLANGRGIALFAIDEVHCVSKWGHDFRPAYRELSVLRESFCTSRIKSLKFDIPLMALTATATKRVREDILESLCMSKGTKVVLTSFFRPNLRFMVKHSKTSQVSYEKDFHELIKEYGREQNIGGNKEAFISDGSDDSGSDARRSSDTDSVSSHELDDNQDKYDDSNINVMLSGNIDNLQEPLQPGPAIIYVPTRKETLRIAQYLCKFGVKAAAYNAGLNTSHLSRVHKEFHDNTLEVVVATIAFAMGIDKSNVRRIIHYGWPQSLEAYYQEAGRAGRDGKLACCTRKPSLLPSRRSDDQIKQAYILLSDIFRYGMNTSHCRAKTLVEYFGEDFSQQKCCLCDVCINGPPQRQNLKEEACVLLQTICVHNASSYSLDPSYNDDIHFGSKSRRLEKRPSLMKLVRNIRKQFQKFVTTDILWWRGLARILEVKGYIKEGDEKTHVQIKYPEVTELGMEFLKCEQAFYEYLEADMLFAKKTNKPYSSFSEWGKGWADPEIRRQRLEAMRLDRNPMQRVRKQPKRKVNTPDIKTLLTSKLSKHK, from the exons ATGGacgccaacaacaacaacaacacatctTCCGATCAAGTCATTGCAGAAATGGTTGAAATGGGTTTCCAGCATTCCACCATTCTCGAAGCCATTGAAGCAGTAGGTCCATCGATTCGCAGCGCGGTGGAGCATATTTTCAAGACTACCACCATTTctaaccctaaccctaaccctGAACCACCAACTCACACCTTCAAATCACGCAATGGGAATGCCCTGAATAAACAATCTTTGCCGTCGTCGTCGTCGCATCCGAAGCCAATTGATCATTATTTCAAACCCATTGGTAAAGTCAAGAGCAAGAAAAGTGAAAATGAGGTTGTTGTTAATGATGATGTAATGAGAGCTGAAGAGTTGGATGTAACATCTGATTGGGAGCAAAAATTCGAGAAAAGCGAGGTTGTTATTGCTGATGATGTAATGAGAACTGATCCTGATGTAGCATCTGATTGGGAGCACACAGTTAGCAAGTTGTTGCAAAAACATTTTGGGTTTTCAGCATTGAAAAGTTTTCAGAAGGAAGCACTAGCTGCTTGGGTTGCAAATGAAGATTGTCTTGTTCTTGCTGCAACAGGATCTG GTAAGTCTCTGTGCTTTCAGATTCCTGCATTGTTAACTGGGAAAGTGGTGGTTGTGATCTCACCCTTGATAAGCTTGATGCAGGACCAGTGCTGGAAGCTAACAAAGCATGGGCTCAGTGCTTGCTTTCTCGGTTCTGGGCAACGTGATGATACTGTTGAAAGGAAAGCAATGAAGGGTGTGTACAGTATAATATATGTTTGCCCGGAGACACTTCTGAG ATTGTTGCCACAGCTGCAGAAGCTTGCAAATGGCCGTGGAATTGCTTTATTCGCAATTGATGAGGTGCATTGTGTTTCTAAATGGGGTCATGATTTCCGTCCAGCTTACAG AGAATTGTCTGTGTTAAGGGAAAGTTTCTGTACTAGCAGGATAAAATCCCTGAAATTTGATATACCTCTGATGGCCTTGACAGCTACTGCTACAAAGAGAGTTAGAGAAGACATTTTAGAATCACTATGCATGTCAAAAGGAACAAAAGTTGTTCTCACATCATTTTTTCGACCTAATTTACGCTTCATG GTAAAGCATAGTAAAACATCACAAGTTTCTTATGAGAAAGATTTTCATGAATTGATTAAGGAATATGGTAGAGAGCAAAACATTGGTGGAAATAAAGAAGCTTTCATCTCAGATGGTTCAGATGATAGTGGTTCAGATGCCAGAAGAAGCTCTGATACAGACAGTGTTTCTTCTCATGAATTGGATGACAACCAAGATAAGTATGATGACAGCAATATTAATGTAATGCTTTCAGGAAACATAGACAATCTTCAAGAGCCTTTGCAACCAGGACCAGCAATCATATATGTGCCCACCAGAAAAGAAACACTGAGAATCGCACAGTACCTATGCAAGTTTGGCGTGAAGGCTGCTGCTTACAATGCAGGG CTTAACACGTCGCATCTAAGCAGGGTTCATAAAGAGTTTCATGACAATACTTTAGAG GTTGTAGTTGCAACAATAGCATTTGCAATGGGGATTGACAAATCGAATGTCAGAAGAATCATCCACTATGGTTGGCCGCAG AGTTTGGAAGCCTACTACCAAGAAGCTGGACGGGCTGGTCGAGATGGGAAATTAGCATGTTGCA CAAGAAAGCCATCACTTTTGCCAAGTCGTAGAAGTGATGATCAGATAAAACAAGCATATATTTTGCTGTCTGATATTTTCAG ATATGGAATGAATACTTCACATTGTCGCGCAAAGACACTTGTTGAGTACTTTGGAGAAGATTTCAGTCAACAAAAATGTTGCTT ATGTGATGTGTGCATTAATGGACCACCTCAAAGGCAGAATCTAAAAGAGGAGGCCTGTGTTTTACTGCAAACAATATGTGTCCATAAT GCTTCTAGCTACTCCTTGGATCCTTCATATAATGATGATATCCACTTTGGCTCCAAAAGTAGAAGGCTAGAAAAGAGACCCAGTCTTATGAAGTTAGTTAGAAATATAAGGAAGCAG TTTCAAAAGTTTGTAACCACTGATATATTATGGTGGAGAGGTCTTGCTCGAATTTTGGAAGTTAAAGGATACATCAAGGAAGGAGATGAGAAG ACCCATGTTCAGATAAAATACCCCGAGGTAACAGAACTGGGAATGGAATTTCTGAAGTGTGAGCAAGCTTTTTATGAGTACCTTGAGGCTGATATGTTGTTTGCCAAGAAAACTAACAAACCATATTCCTCATTCTCAGAATGGGGAAAAGGTTGGGCTGATCCTGAGATCCGTCGCCAACGCTTGGAAGCAATGCGACTTGATAGAAATCCAATGCAGCGAGTTAGAAAGCAACCAAAGAGGAAGGTTAATACACCTGATATAAAGACTTTACTAACATCAAAACTTTCAAAACATAAGTGA
- the LOC130720593 gene encoding ATP-dependent DNA helicase Q-like SIM isoform X1 produces the protein MDANNNNNTSSDQVIAEMVEMGFQHSTILEAIEAVGPSIRSAVEHIFKTTTISNPNPNPEPPTHTFKSRNGNALNKQSLPSSSSHPKPIDHYFKPIGKVKSKKSENEVVVNDDVMRAEELDVTSDWEQKFEKSEVVIADDVMRTDPDVASDWEHTVSKLLQKHFGFSALKSFQKEALAAWVANEDCLVLAATGSGKSLCFQIPALLTGKVVVVISPLISLMQDQCWKLTKHGLSACFLGSGQRDDTVERKAMKGVYSIIYVCPETLLRLLPQLQKLANGRGIALFAIDEVHCVSKWGHDFRPAYRELSVLRESFCTSRIKSLKFDIPLMALTATATKRVREDILESLCMSKGTKVVLTSFFRPNLRFMVKHSKTSQVSYEKDFHELIKEYGREQNIGGNKEAFISDGSDDSGSDARRSSDTDSVSSHELDDNQDKYDDSNINVMLSGNIDNLQEPLQPGPAIIYVPTRKETLRIAQYLCKFGVKAAAYNAGLNTSHLSRVHKEFHDNTLEVVVATIAFAMGIDKSNVRRIIHYGWPQSLEAYYQEAGRAGRDGKLACCILYANLARKPSLLPSRRSDDQIKQAYILLSDIFRYGMNTSHCRAKTLVEYFGEDFSQQKCCLCDVCINGPPQRQNLKEEACVLLQTICVHNASSYSLDPSYNDDIHFGSKSRRLEKRPSLMKLVRNIRKQFQKFVTTDILWWRGLARILEVKGYIKEGDEKTHVQIKYPEVTELGMEFLKCEQAFYEYLEADMLFAKKTNKPYSSFSEWGKGWADPEIRRQRLEAMRLDRNPMQRVRKQPKRKVNTPDIKTLLTSKLSKHK, from the exons ATGGacgccaacaacaacaacaacacatctTCCGATCAAGTCATTGCAGAAATGGTTGAAATGGGTTTCCAGCATTCCACCATTCTCGAAGCCATTGAAGCAGTAGGTCCATCGATTCGCAGCGCGGTGGAGCATATTTTCAAGACTACCACCATTTctaaccctaaccctaaccctGAACCACCAACTCACACCTTCAAATCACGCAATGGGAATGCCCTGAATAAACAATCTTTGCCGTCGTCGTCGTCGCATCCGAAGCCAATTGATCATTATTTCAAACCCATTGGTAAAGTCAAGAGCAAGAAAAGTGAAAATGAGGTTGTTGTTAATGATGATGTAATGAGAGCTGAAGAGTTGGATGTAACATCTGATTGGGAGCAAAAATTCGAGAAAAGCGAGGTTGTTATTGCTGATGATGTAATGAGAACTGATCCTGATGTAGCATCTGATTGGGAGCACACAGTTAGCAAGTTGTTGCAAAAACATTTTGGGTTTTCAGCATTGAAAAGTTTTCAGAAGGAAGCACTAGCTGCTTGGGTTGCAAATGAAGATTGTCTTGTTCTTGCTGCAACAGGATCTG GTAAGTCTCTGTGCTTTCAGATTCCTGCATTGTTAACTGGGAAAGTGGTGGTTGTGATCTCACCCTTGATAAGCTTGATGCAGGACCAGTGCTGGAAGCTAACAAAGCATGGGCTCAGTGCTTGCTTTCTCGGTTCTGGGCAACGTGATGATACTGTTGAAAGGAAAGCAATGAAGGGTGTGTACAGTATAATATATGTTTGCCCGGAGACACTTCTGAG ATTGTTGCCACAGCTGCAGAAGCTTGCAAATGGCCGTGGAATTGCTTTATTCGCAATTGATGAGGTGCATTGTGTTTCTAAATGGGGTCATGATTTCCGTCCAGCTTACAG AGAATTGTCTGTGTTAAGGGAAAGTTTCTGTACTAGCAGGATAAAATCCCTGAAATTTGATATACCTCTGATGGCCTTGACAGCTACTGCTACAAAGAGAGTTAGAGAAGACATTTTAGAATCACTATGCATGTCAAAAGGAACAAAAGTTGTTCTCACATCATTTTTTCGACCTAATTTACGCTTCATG GTAAAGCATAGTAAAACATCACAAGTTTCTTATGAGAAAGATTTTCATGAATTGATTAAGGAATATGGTAGAGAGCAAAACATTGGTGGAAATAAAGAAGCTTTCATCTCAGATGGTTCAGATGATAGTGGTTCAGATGCCAGAAGAAGCTCTGATACAGACAGTGTTTCTTCTCATGAATTGGATGACAACCAAGATAAGTATGATGACAGCAATATTAATGTAATGCTTTCAGGAAACATAGACAATCTTCAAGAGCCTTTGCAACCAGGACCAGCAATCATATATGTGCCCACCAGAAAAGAAACACTGAGAATCGCACAGTACCTATGCAAGTTTGGCGTGAAGGCTGCTGCTTACAATGCAGGG CTTAACACGTCGCATCTAAGCAGGGTTCATAAAGAGTTTCATGACAATACTTTAGAG GTTGTAGTTGCAACAATAGCATTTGCAATGGGGATTGACAAATCGAATGTCAGAAGAATCATCCACTATGGTTGGCCGCAG AGTTTGGAAGCCTACTACCAAGAAGCTGGACGGGCTGGTCGAGATGGGAAATTAGCATGTTGCA TTCTATATGCAAACCTAGCAAGAAAGCCATCACTTTTGCCAAGTCGTAGAAGTGATGATCAGATAAAACAAGCATATATTTTGCTGTCTGATATTTTCAG ATATGGAATGAATACTTCACATTGTCGCGCAAAGACACTTGTTGAGTACTTTGGAGAAGATTTCAGTCAACAAAAATGTTGCTT ATGTGATGTGTGCATTAATGGACCACCTCAAAGGCAGAATCTAAAAGAGGAGGCCTGTGTTTTACTGCAAACAATATGTGTCCATAAT GCTTCTAGCTACTCCTTGGATCCTTCATATAATGATGATATCCACTTTGGCTCCAAAAGTAGAAGGCTAGAAAAGAGACCCAGTCTTATGAAGTTAGTTAGAAATATAAGGAAGCAG TTTCAAAAGTTTGTAACCACTGATATATTATGGTGGAGAGGTCTTGCTCGAATTTTGGAAGTTAAAGGATACATCAAGGAAGGAGATGAGAAG ACCCATGTTCAGATAAAATACCCCGAGGTAACAGAACTGGGAATGGAATTTCTGAAGTGTGAGCAAGCTTTTTATGAGTACCTTGAGGCTGATATGTTGTTTGCCAAGAAAACTAACAAACCATATTCCTCATTCTCAGAATGGGGAAAAGGTTGGGCTGATCCTGAGATCCGTCGCCAACGCTTGGAAGCAATGCGACTTGATAGAAATCCAATGCAGCGAGTTAGAAAGCAACCAAAGAGGAAGGTTAATACACCTGATATAAAGACTTTACTAACATCAAAACTTTCAAAACATAAGTGA